Proteins encoded by one window of Serratia nevei:
- a CDS encoding MFS transporter, with protein sequence MNAHPSRNAPPQRWLILFSVCLAGLIMPLSFTGPAVALTAIAKDLGGGLVALSWVTNAFMLTFGCSLMLAGALADRFGRKRVFICGLAALALSALLMSAAQDIMSFDAIRALQGISAAAALAGGTASLAQVFNGPERSKAFSLLGTTFGIGLAFGPLLAGTLTQLFGWRALFLCLALLSAIALFSGQRDMPESRDPAASRLDWPGAIVFTLALSLLTYAVLLAPDSGWSSAQVIRPLTGALLFMLAFILIERRTARPMLDLSLFRYPRFVGVQLLAAAPAYSYVVLLVLLPLRFIGIEGYGTVETGMMMLTLSAPMLALPLLTGVFAHRFSAGAVSSLGLLICAAGLAWLAHYAPGQSLARLLLPMLTIGCGISLPWGLMDGLAVSVVPRERAGMATGIFSTVRVAGEGIALAIVGALLTLLVGRHLAPPTANAAGAHALAMGDMPRATALLNADAARLKHAYELAFQNLLYLLALTTLASAVIIFLFLRPPARETPSSAPRITDAP encoded by the coding sequence ATGAACGCTCATCCATCCCGGAATGCGCCCCCGCAGCGCTGGCTCATACTCTTTTCCGTGTGTCTCGCGGGCCTGATCATGCCGCTGAGCTTTACCGGCCCCGCAGTCGCGCTCACCGCAATCGCCAAAGATTTGGGCGGCGGACTGGTCGCGCTCAGTTGGGTCACCAACGCGTTTATGCTGACCTTCGGCTGCAGCCTGATGCTCGCCGGAGCGCTCGCCGATCGTTTTGGCCGCAAGCGTGTGTTTATCTGTGGATTGGCGGCGCTCGCGCTCAGCGCTCTGCTCATGAGCGCGGCGCAAGACATTATGTCCTTCGACGCGATACGCGCGCTGCAAGGCATCTCCGCCGCGGCCGCACTGGCCGGCGGAACCGCAAGCCTGGCCCAGGTATTTAACGGACCGGAGAGAAGCAAGGCCTTCAGCCTGCTGGGTACCACGTTCGGCATCGGGCTGGCATTCGGGCCGCTGCTGGCCGGCACGCTGACGCAGCTCTTCGGCTGGCGCGCGCTTTTTCTCTGCCTGGCGCTGCTCAGCGCCATTGCGTTGTTCAGCGGCCAGCGCGATATGCCCGAATCGCGCGATCCCGCCGCCTCTCGCCTCGATTGGCCCGGCGCCATCGTCTTTACGCTGGCGCTGTCGCTGTTGACTTACGCCGTGCTGCTGGCGCCCGACAGCGGCTGGAGCAGCGCGCAAGTCATTAGGCCGCTGACCGGCGCGCTGCTGTTTATGCTGGCTTTTATCCTGATAGAACGCCGCACCGCTCGGCCGATGCTCGATCTGTCGCTGTTTCGCTACCCGCGCTTTGTCGGCGTACAGCTGTTGGCGGCAGCGCCGGCCTATTCATACGTGGTGTTGCTGGTGCTGCTTCCCCTCCGATTTATCGGTATCGAGGGTTACGGCACCGTGGAAACCGGCATGATGATGCTGACGTTGTCCGCGCCAATGCTGGCGCTGCCGCTGCTGACCGGGGTATTCGCTCACCGCTTTTCCGCCGGCGCCGTTTCCAGCCTCGGCTTGTTGATTTGCGCCGCCGGGCTGGCATGGCTGGCGCACTATGCGCCGGGGCAATCGCTCGCGCGGTTACTGCTGCCGATGCTGACCATCGGTTGCGGCATCAGCTTGCCCTGGGGATTGATGGACGGTTTAGCCGTCAGCGTCGTGCCACGAGAGCGAGCGGGCATGGCGACCGGCATTTTCAGCACCGTTCGCGTCGCGGGGGAAGGCATTGCATTGGCGATCGTCGGTGCCCTGTTGACCTTGTTGGTTGGGCGCCATCTCGCTCCCCCAACCGCAAACGCCGCCGGCGCGCACGCCCTGGCCATGGGGGATATGCCGCGGGCGACCGCCCTGCTCAATGCGGACGCCGCACGGCTGAAGCACGCCTACGAACTGGCTTTCCAGAATCTGCTGTACTTACTCGCCCTGACGACGCTGGCGTCCGCCGTCATTATCTTTCTCTTTCTCCGCCCCCCCGCACGGGAAACCCCTTCGTCCGCCCCACGCATTACCGACGCGCCGTAA
- a CDS encoding nucleobase:cation symporter-2 family protein, with the protein MSMSSSELDAARQAASEPRASELIYRLEDRPPLPQTLFAAGQHLLAMFVAVITPALLICQALGLPAQDTQHIISMSLFASGLASILQIKTWGPVGSGLLSIQGTSFNFVSPLIMGGLALKNGGADVPTMMAALFGTLMVASCTEILLSRVLHLARRIITPLVSGIVVMIIGLSLIQVGLTSIGGGYAAMNDHSFGSPKNLLLAGAVLAVIILLNRQRNPYLRVASLVIAMAVGYLLAWAMDMLPADAPAAPTAAITIPTPLYYGLGFDWNLLLPLMLIFMVTSLETIGDITATSDVSEQPVSGPLYMKRLKGGVLANGLNSMLSAVFNTFPNSCFGQNNGVIQLTGVASRYVGFVVALMLIALGLFPAVAGFVQHIPEPVLGGATIVMFGTIAASGVRIVSRERLNRRAIMIMALSLAVGMGVSQQPLILQFAPDWLKTLLSSGIAAGGITAIVLNLVFPQELEKK; encoded by the coding sequence ATGAGCATGTCATCCTCCGAGCTTGATGCCGCGCGCCAAGCCGCCTCAGAACCCCGCGCCAGTGAACTGATTTATCGCCTGGAAGATCGCCCGCCGCTGCCGCAGACGCTGTTTGCCGCCGGCCAGCATCTGCTGGCGATGTTCGTCGCGGTGATCACTCCGGCCCTGCTGATCTGCCAGGCGCTGGGCCTGCCGGCACAGGATACCCAGCACATCATCAGCATGTCGCTGTTCGCCTCCGGTCTGGCTTCCATTCTGCAAATCAAAACCTGGGGGCCGGTGGGTTCCGGGCTGCTGTCGATTCAGGGCACCAGCTTCAACTTCGTTTCGCCGCTGATCATGGGCGGTCTGGCGCTGAAAAACGGCGGCGCCGACGTGCCGACCATGATGGCCGCGCTGTTCGGCACCCTGATGGTCGCTTCCTGCACCGAAATTTTGCTGTCGCGCGTGCTGCATCTGGCGCGCCGCATCATCACCCCGCTGGTTTCCGGCATCGTGGTGATGATCATCGGCCTGTCGCTGATTCAGGTCGGCCTGACCTCGATCGGCGGCGGCTACGCCGCGATGAACGATCACAGCTTCGGCTCGCCGAAAAACCTGCTGCTGGCCGGCGCGGTGCTGGCGGTGATCATCCTGCTGAACCGCCAGCGCAACCCTTATCTGCGCGTGGCTTCGCTGGTGATCGCCATGGCGGTCGGCTATCTGTTGGCTTGGGCGATGGACATGCTGCCCGCCGACGCACCGGCGGCCCCCACGGCGGCGATCACCATCCCCACGCCGCTCTATTACGGCCTGGGCTTCGACTGGAACCTGCTGCTGCCGCTGATGCTGATCTTTATGGTCACCTCGCTGGAAACCATTGGTGACATCACCGCCACCTCCGACGTCTCCGAACAGCCGGTCAGCGGGCCGCTGTACATGAAGCGCCTGAAGGGCGGCGTGCTGGCCAACGGCCTGAACTCGATGCTGTCGGCAGTGTTCAACACCTTTCCCAACTCCTGCTTCGGCCAGAACAACGGCGTGATCCAGCTGACCGGCGTCGCCAGCCGCTACGTTGGCTTCGTGGTGGCGCTGATGCTGATCGCGCTGGGGCTGTTCCCGGCGGTGGCCGGCTTCGTACAGCACATTCCCGAGCCGGTCCTGGGCGGCGCGACCATCGTGATGTTCGGCACCATCGCCGCCTCCGGCGTGCGCATCGTGTCGCGCGAGCGTCTGAACCGTCGCGCCATCATGATCATGGCGCTGTCGCTGGCCGTCGGCATGGGCGTCTCCCAGCAGCCGCTGATCCTGCAGTTCGCGCCGGACTGGCTGAAAACCCTGCTCTCTTCCGGCATCGCCGCCGGCGGCATTACCGCCATCGTGCTGAACCTGGTGTTCCCGCAGGAACTCGAGAAAAAGTAA
- the trmH gene encoding tRNA (guanosine(18)-2'-O)-methyltransferase TrmH encodes MSPERYARICEMLATRQPDLTVCLEQVHKPHNVSAIIRTADAVGVHQVHAVWPTTRMRTLVSSAAGSNSWVSVKTHRSIGDAVGHLKAQGMQILATNLSARAVDFREVDYTRPTCVLLGQEKTGITEEALALADQDIVIPMIGMVQSLNVSVASALILYEAQRQRQNAGLYRRDNSMLDEEEQQRLLFEGGYPVLANVAKRKGLPRPQIDEQGQVVASAEWWAAMQATARK; translated from the coding sequence ATGAGTCCTGAACGCTATGCGCGGATTTGTGAAATGCTCGCGACCCGGCAGCCGGATTTGACGGTCTGCCTGGAGCAAGTGCACAAACCGCATAACGTCTCCGCCATTATCCGCACCGCCGACGCCGTCGGCGTGCATCAGGTCCACGCCGTGTGGCCCACCACCCGCATGCGCACCCTGGTTTCCTCCGCCGCCGGCAGCAACAGCTGGGTCAGCGTCAAAACCCATCGCTCCATCGGCGACGCGGTCGGTCACCTGAAAGCGCAGGGCATGCAAATTCTGGCCACCAATCTGTCTGCGCGCGCGGTCGATTTCCGCGAGGTGGATTACACCCGGCCCACCTGCGTGCTGCTCGGCCAGGAAAAAACCGGCATCACCGAAGAAGCGCTGGCGCTGGCCGATCAGGACATCGTCATTCCGATGATCGGCATGGTGCAATCGCTCAACGTCTCCGTGGCCTCAGCACTGATCCTGTATGAAGCGCAGCGCCAGCGGCAGAACGCCGGCCTGTATCGCCGCGACAACAGTATGCTGGATGAAGAAGAGCAGCAGCGTCTGCTGTTCGAAGGCGGCTACCCGGTGCTGGCCAACGTGGCCAAGCGCAAAGGGCTGCCACGCCCGCAGATTGACGAGCAGGGCCAGGTGGTCGCCAGCGCCGAATGGTGGGCGGCCATGCAGGCGACGGCGCGCAAATGA
- the gltS gene encoding sodium/glutamate symporter, with amino-acid sequence MFHLDTYGTLVAATLVLLLGGKCVRTIPLLRKYTIPAPVAGGLLVALLLLALKKLVNWEISFDMSLKDPLMLAFFATIGLNANLARLRAGGKVLVVFLFVVLGLLIVQNAIGIGMAKMLGLDPLMGLIAGSITLSGGHGTGAAWSKLFIERYGFENATEVAMACATFGLVLGGLIGGPVARYLVKHSSTPEGTPEDSVQPSGFEKPESGRLITSLVMIETIAMIAICLSLGQLIAGLLSGTVFELPNFVCVLFVGVILSNTLAFTGFYTVFERAVSVLGNVSLSLFLAMALMSLRLWELASLALPMLAILAVQTLVMALYAIFVTYRVMGKNYDAAVLAAGHCGFGMGATPTAIANMQAITDRFGPSHVAFLVVPMVGAFFIDIANAIVIKLYLLLPVFPAVG; translated from the coding sequence ATGTTTCATCTTGATACTTATGGCACGTTAGTCGCGGCGACGCTGGTTTTGCTCCTCGGGGGCAAGTGCGTCAGAACCATTCCTCTGCTGCGAAAATATACCATTCCTGCTCCCGTCGCTGGCGGTTTGCTGGTGGCTCTCCTGCTGTTAGCCCTGAAAAAGCTCGTCAACTGGGAAATCAGTTTTGACATGTCGCTGAAGGACCCGCTGATGCTGGCCTTCTTCGCCACCATCGGCCTGAACGCCAACCTGGCGCGTTTGCGCGCCGGCGGCAAGGTGCTGGTGGTGTTCCTGTTCGTGGTGCTGGGGTTGCTTATCGTGCAGAACGCCATCGGCATCGGGATGGCGAAAATGCTGGGGCTGGATCCGCTGATGGGCCTGATCGCCGGGTCGATCACTCTGTCGGGCGGGCATGGTACCGGGGCGGCCTGGAGCAAGCTGTTCATCGAGCGCTACGGTTTTGAAAACGCGACGGAAGTCGCCATGGCCTGCGCCACCTTCGGGCTGGTGCTGGGCGGCCTGATCGGCGGCCCGGTGGCGCGCTATCTGGTCAAGCACTCCTCCACGCCGGAGGGCACCCCGGAAGACAGCGTGCAGCCGAGCGGCTTCGAGAAGCCGGAAAGCGGTCGCCTGATCACCTCGCTGGTGATGATCGAAACCATCGCCATGATCGCCATCTGTCTGAGCCTGGGGCAGCTGATTGCCGGCCTGCTGAGCGGCACGGTGTTTGAACTGCCGAACTTCGTTTGCGTGCTGTTCGTCGGGGTGATCCTCAGCAACACGTTGGCCTTCACCGGTTTTTATACCGTGTTCGAGCGGGCGGTATCGGTGCTGGGCAACGTCAGCCTGTCGCTGTTCCTGGCGATGGCACTGATGAGCCTGCGCCTGTGGGAGCTGGCCTCGCTGGCGCTGCCGATGCTGGCGATCCTGGCGGTGCAGACGCTGGTCATGGCGCTGTACGCGATCTTCGTTACCTACCGGGTGATGGGTAAAAACTACGACGCGGCGGTGCTGGCTGCCGGCCACTGCGGCTTCGGCATGGGCGCCACGCCGACGGCGATCGCCAACATGCAGGCGATCACCGATCGCTTCGGCCCTTCGCACGTGGCGTTTTTGGTGGTGCCGATGGTGGGGGCGTTCTTTATCGATATCGCCAACGCCATCGTCATCAAGCTGTATCTGCTGCTGCCGGTGTTCCCGGCGGTGGGGTGA
- the rpoZ gene encoding DNA-directed RNA polymerase subunit omega yields MARVTVQDAVEKIGNRFDLVLVAARRARQIQTGGKDALVPEENDKYTVIALREIEEGLITSQILDVRERQEQQEQEAAEIQAVTAIAEGRR; encoded by the coding sequence ATGGCACGCGTAACTGTTCAAGACGCTGTAGAGAAAATTGGTAACCGTTTTGACCTGGTGTTGGTCGCTGCTCGTCGGGCGCGTCAGATCCAGACCGGCGGCAAAGATGCACTGGTTCCGGAAGAGAACGACAAGTACACCGTTATCGCCCTGCGCGAAATCGAAGAAGGCCTGATCACCAGCCAGATCCTCGACGTGCGTGAGCGCCAGGAACAGCAAGAGCAGGAAGCCGCAGAGATTCAAGCGGTTACCGCGATTGCTGAAGGTCGTCGTTAA
- the gmk gene encoding guanylate kinase — protein sequence MAQGTLYIVSAPSGAGKSSLIQALLKTQPLYDTQVSVSHTTRDSRPGENHGEHYFFVSKDEFRRMIEQDAFLEHAEVFGNYYGTSRAAIEQVLATGVDVFLDIDWQGAQQIRAKMPQARSIFILPPSKEELGRRLRGRGQDSEEVIAKRMAQAVAEMTHYAEYDYLIVNDDFDLALSDLKTIIRAERLRLGRQLLRHDALISKLLAD from the coding sequence ATGGCTCAAGGCACGCTTTATATTGTCTCTGCTCCCAGTGGCGCAGGTAAATCAAGTCTGATTCAGGCTTTGTTAAAGACGCAACCGCTGTACGACACGCAGGTTTCGGTTTCGCACACCACGCGCGACAGCCGCCCGGGTGAAAATCACGGCGAACACTATTTCTTCGTCTCGAAAGACGAATTCCGCCGGATGATCGAGCAGGACGCGTTTCTTGAGCACGCCGAAGTGTTCGGCAACTATTACGGCACCTCGCGCGCCGCCATCGAACAAGTGTTGGCGACCGGCGTAGACGTGTTTCTGGATATCGACTGGCAGGGCGCGCAGCAAATCCGCGCCAAAATGCCGCAGGCGCGCAGCATCTTCATTCTGCCGCCGTCGAAGGAAGAACTGGGCCGCCGCCTGCGCGGGCGCGGGCAGGATTCCGAAGAGGTGATCGCCAAGCGCATGGCTCAGGCCGTGGCGGAAATGACGCATTATGCGGAGTACGATTACCTGATTGTGAACGATGATTTCGATCTGGCGCTGTCCGATCTGAAGACCATCATTCGCGCCGAACGCCTGCGTTTGGGCCGCCAGTTGCTGCGGCATGACGCTTTAATCAGCAAACTATTGGCAGACTGA
- the recG gene encoding ATP-dependent DNA helicase RecG has protein sequence MKGRLLDAVPLTTLSGVGASQAGKLAKLGLETIQDLLLHLPLRYEDRTRLYPINDLLPGIYATVEGEVLRSDISFGRRRMLTCQISDGTGILTMRFFNFNAAMKNSLATGRRVTAYGEIKRGNHGAEIIHPEYRIQGEASEVELQESLTPVYPTTEGVRQATLRKLTDQALELLDTCAIAELLPSELSGGLMSLPQALHTLHRPPPDIQLADLELGKHPAQKRLILEELLAHNLSMLAVRAGAQSYQAQPLLPDDRLKNRFLAQLPFSPTGAQTRVVADIEADMQKDFPMMRLVQGDVGSGKTLVAALAALRAIAHGKQVALMAPTELLAEQHANNFRQWFEPLGLEVGWLAGKQKGKARIAQQEAIASGQVSMVVGTHAIFQEQVQFNGLALVIIDEQHRFGVHQRLALWEKGEEQGFHAHQLIMTATPIPRTLAMTAYADLDTSVIDELPPGRTPVTTVAIPDTRRADIIQRVKSACLEEGRQAYWVCTLIEESELLEAQAAEATWEELKTALPELKVALVHGRMKAQEKQAVMQAFKQGELQLLVATTVIEVGVDVPNASLMIIENPERLGLAQLHQLRGRVGRGAVASHCVLLYKTPLSKTAQTRLQVLRDSNDGFVIAQRDLEIRGPGELLGTRQTGSAEFKVADLLRDQAMIPEVQRVARHLHQHYPEHAQALIERWLPEKARYSNA, from the coding sequence ATGAAAGGCCGCCTGCTGGATGCTGTCCCACTCACCACGCTTTCCGGGGTTGGCGCCAGCCAGGCGGGCAAACTGGCCAAGCTTGGCCTCGAGACCATTCAGGATCTGCTGCTGCACCTGCCGCTGCGCTACGAAGACCGCACTCGCCTCTACCCGATCAACGATCTGCTGCCGGGCATCTACGCCACGGTAGAAGGGGAAGTGCTGCGCAGCGACATCAGCTTCGGCCGCCGCCGCATGCTGACCTGCCAGATCAGCGACGGTACCGGCATCCTCACCATGCGGTTCTTCAACTTCAACGCCGCGATGAAGAACAGCCTGGCCACCGGCCGCCGCGTGACCGCCTACGGCGAGATCAAACGCGGCAACCACGGCGCGGAGATCATCCATCCGGAATACCGCATTCAGGGCGAAGCCAGCGAAGTCGAGCTGCAGGAGTCGCTGACGCCGGTCTACCCCACCACCGAAGGGGTGCGGCAAGCCACGCTGCGCAAGCTGACCGATCAGGCGCTGGAGCTGCTGGATACCTGCGCCATCGCCGAACTGCTGCCGTCGGAGCTGAGCGGCGGCCTGATGAGCCTGCCGCAGGCGCTGCACACCCTGCATCGCCCGCCGCCGGACATCCAGCTGGCGGATCTGGAGCTGGGCAAACACCCGGCGCAAAAACGCCTGATCCTCGAAGAGCTGCTGGCGCATAACCTCAGCATGCTGGCGGTGCGCGCCGGCGCCCAGAGTTACCAGGCGCAGCCGCTGCTGCCAGACGATCGGCTGAAAAACCGTTTTCTCGCCCAGCTGCCGTTCTCGCCGACCGGCGCGCAAACGCGCGTGGTGGCCGACATCGAAGCCGATATGCAAAAAGACTTCCCGATGATGCGACTGGTGCAGGGCGACGTCGGCTCCGGCAAAACGCTGGTGGCGGCGCTGGCGGCGCTGCGCGCTATCGCGCACGGCAAGCAGGTGGCGCTGATGGCGCCGACCGAGCTGCTGGCCGAGCAGCACGCCAACAATTTCCGCCAGTGGTTCGAACCGCTGGGGCTGGAGGTCGGCTGGCTGGCCGGCAAACAGAAAGGCAAGGCGCGCATCGCGCAGCAGGAGGCCATCGCCAGCGGTCAGGTGTCGATGGTGGTCGGCACCCACGCCATCTTCCAGGAGCAGGTGCAATTTAACGGCCTGGCGCTGGTGATCATCGATGAGCAGCACCGCTTCGGGGTGCATCAGCGGCTGGCGCTGTGGGAGAAAGGCGAAGAACAGGGCTTCCACGCCCATCAGCTGATCATGACCGCCACGCCGATCCCACGCACGCTGGCGATGACCGCCTATGCCGATCTCGATACCTCGGTCATCGACGAGCTGCCGCCGGGCCGCACGCCGGTGACTACCGTCGCCATTCCCGATACCCGCCGCGCCGACATCATTCAACGGGTGAAGAGCGCCTGTCTGGAAGAGGGGCGGCAGGCTTACTGGGTGTGCACGCTGATCGAAGAGTCCGAACTGCTGGAAGCGCAGGCGGCGGAAGCCACCTGGGAAGAATTGAAAACCGCGCTGCCGGAGCTGAAGGTGGCGCTGGTGCACGGCCGCATGAAAGCGCAGGAAAAGCAGGCGGTGATGCAGGCGTTTAAACAGGGCGAGCTGCAGCTGTTGGTCGCCACTACGGTGATCGAAGTCGGCGTCGACGTGCCGAACGCCAGCCTGATGATCATCGAAAACCCGGAGCGGCTGGGCCTGGCGCAGCTGCACCAGCTGCGCGGCCGCGTAGGACGCGGCGCCGTGGCCTCACACTGCGTGCTGCTGTACAAAACGCCGCTGAGCAAGACTGCGCAAACGCGCCTGCAGGTGCTGCGTGACAGCAACGACGGCTTCGTCATCGCGCAGCGCGATCTGGAGATCCGCGGCCCGGGCGAGCTGCTTGGCACCCGCCAGACCGGCAGCGCCGAATTCAAGGTGGCGGACCTGCTGCGCGACCAGGCGATGATCCCCGAAGTGCAGCGCGTCGCTCGCCATCTCCATCAGCACTATCCGGAGCACGCCCAGGCGCTGATAGAACGCTGGCTGCCGGAGAAGGCACGCTACTCCAACGCATAA
- the spoT gene encoding bifunctional GTP diphosphokinase/guanosine-3',5'-bis pyrophosphate 3'-pyrophosphohydrolase gives MYLFESLNLLIQRYLPEEQIKRLKQAYLVARDAHEGQTRSSGEPYITHPVAVACILAEMRLDHETLMAALLHDVIEDTPATYQDMEQLFGKSVAELVEGVSKLDKLKFQDKKEAQAENFRKMIMAMVQDIRVVLIKLADRTHNMRTLGSLRPDKRRRIARETLEIYSPLAHRLGIHHLKTELEELGFEALYPNRYRVIKEVVKAARGNRKEMIQKILSEIEGRLTEAGIACRVSGREKHLYSIYLKMHLKEQRFHSIMDIYAFRVIVKEVDTCYRVLGQVHSLYKPRPGRVKDYIAIPKANGYQSLHTSLIGPHGVPVEVQIRTEDMDQMAEMGVAAHWAYKEREQGETGTTAQIRAQRWMQSLLELQQSAGSSFEFIESVKSDLFPDEIYVFTPEGRIVELPAGATPVDFAYAVHTDIGHACVGARVDRQPYPLSQSLTSGQTVEIITAPGARPNAAWLNFVVSSKARAKIRQMLKNLKRDDSVGLGRRLLNHALGGSRKLAEIPQENIQHELDRMKLATLDDLLAEIGLGNAMSVVVAKNLQGDQSSLGASSGVRNLAIKGADGVLITFAKCCRPIPGDPIIAHVSPGKGLVIHHESCRNIRGYQKEPEKFMAVEWDKETEQEFIAEIKVDMFNHQGALANLTAAINAAESNIQSLNTEEKDGRVYSAFIRLTTRDRIHLANIMRKIRIMPDVIKVNRNRN, from the coding sequence TTGTACCTGTTTGAAAGCCTGAATCTGCTGATTCAACGTTACCTGCCCGAGGAGCAGATTAAGCGCCTCAAACAGGCATACCTCGTCGCGCGCGACGCGCACGAGGGCCAGACACGCTCCAGCGGTGAGCCTTACATTACTCACCCGGTCGCCGTGGCCTGCATCCTGGCGGAAATGCGTCTCGATCACGAGACGCTGATGGCGGCATTGCTGCACGACGTCATCGAAGACACCCCAGCCACCTATCAAGATATGGAACAGCTGTTCGGCAAGAGCGTCGCCGAACTGGTTGAGGGCGTCTCCAAGCTCGACAAGCTGAAGTTCCAGGACAAGAAAGAAGCGCAGGCGGAAAACTTCCGCAAGATGATCATGGCGATGGTGCAGGATATCCGCGTCGTGCTGATCAAGCTGGCCGACCGTACGCACAACATGCGCACCCTCGGTTCGCTGCGCCCCGACAAACGCCGGCGCATCGCGCGTGAAACCCTGGAAATCTACAGCCCGCTCGCCCACCGTCTGGGTATTCATCACCTGAAGACCGAGCTGGAAGAGCTGGGCTTCGAGGCGCTGTACCCGAACCGCTATCGCGTGATCAAGGAAGTGGTGAAAGCCGCGCGCGGCAACCGCAAAGAGATGATTCAAAAAATCCTCTCCGAGATCGAAGGGCGGCTGACCGAAGCCGGCATCGCCTGCCGCGTCAGCGGGCGGGAAAAACACCTCTACTCCATCTACCTCAAGATGCACCTCAAAGAACAGCGTTTCCATTCCATCATGGATATCTACGCGTTCCGGGTGATCGTGAAAGAGGTCGATACCTGCTACCGCGTGCTCGGCCAGGTGCACAGCCTGTACAAACCGCGCCCGGGGCGAGTGAAAGATTACATCGCCATTCCCAAGGCCAACGGCTATCAATCGCTGCATACCTCGCTGATCGGCCCGCACGGCGTGCCGGTCGAAGTGCAGATCCGCACCGAAGACATGGATCAGATGGCTGAGATGGGGGTGGCCGCGCACTGGGCTTACAAGGAAAGAGAACAGGGCGAAACCGGCACCACGGCGCAGATCCGCGCCCAGCGCTGGATGCAAAGCCTGCTGGAGCTGCAGCAAAGCGCCGGCAGTTCGTTTGAATTTATCGAGAGCGTCAAATCCGATCTGTTCCCGGATGAGATTTACGTTTTCACCCCGGAAGGCCGCATCGTCGAGCTGCCCGCCGGCGCCACGCCGGTCGATTTCGCCTATGCGGTGCATACCGATATCGGCCATGCCTGCGTCGGCGCGCGCGTCGATCGTCAGCCATACCCGCTGTCGCAGTCGCTGACCAGCGGCCAGACCGTCGAGATCATCACCGCACCGGGCGCACGGCCCAACGCCGCCTGGCTGAACTTCGTAGTCAGCTCGAAAGCGCGCGCCAAAATTCGCCAGATGCTGAAGAATCTCAAGCGCGACGACTCCGTCGGCCTCGGCCGCCGTCTGCTCAACCACGCGTTGGGTGGCAGCCGCAAGCTGGCCGAAATCCCGCAGGAAAACATTCAGCACGAGCTGGACCGCATGAAGCTGGCGACGCTGGACGATCTGCTGGCGGAAATCGGCCTCGGCAACGCCATGAGCGTGGTGGTGGCGAAGAACCTGCAGGGCGATCAGTCCAGCCTGGGCGCTTCCTCCGGCGTGCGTAACCTGGCCATCAAGGGCGCCGACGGGGTGTTGATCACCTTCGCCAAGTGCTGCCGTCCGATTCCGGGCGACCCGATTATCGCTCACGTCAGCCCGGGCAAAGGGCTGGTGATCCACCATGAATCCTGCCGCAATATTCGCGGCTATCAGAAAGAGCCTGAGAAGTTCATGGCGGTCGAGTGGGATAAAGAGACCGAGCAGGAGTTCATCGCCGAGATCAAGGTGGACATGTTCAACCACCAGGGCGCGCTGGCCAACCTGACGGCGGCGATCAACGCAGCCGAGTCCAATATTCAGAGCCTGAACACCGAAGAGAAAGACGGTCGGGTTTATAGCGCCTTTATCCGCTTGACCACCCGCGATCGCATCCATTTGGCAAACATTATGCGTAAAATCCGTATCATGCCGGATGTGATCAAAGTTAACCGCAACCGAAACTAG